The DNA region TTACCACAGAGCTTGTTTCACAGATTTGCAGGTCTGTGAAACATAGTTAATGAACCACAATGATGTTGGTATCACACCAGAATGAAAAAGATTAAGCTAGAGTTAACTGCACAAGATCTGCCATTTTCATATGCAGTGTTCATTCTTAAGTCTGTTGACCTTGCTGGATTCTGCTCCTCACATCTCTGTAAATCTTTTTGGGGTGATGATTTGCCAAAAGCCTTCTTATATCTCTGGTGTTTTCCATCAAGTGTGTCACCGCAGCCTGGCAGTGTCtgtatattgtttttgtttggccctcaccttttctctgttttgattACTTGACACCTGGACAGCTGATATTGGATTCCATGGATTTTAACAACTTAGAAAGAGCATTCCTGCATGTTAATTCCTTGATTGTAATATACAGTACATTGTTTAGCAATTTTATTGTATGCTGAATCTATTTGGCATGGTGCATAGATTCAGCTGTGAGCTTTGCATTTATAATTGGGTAACTATGTACTTCATCATGTGACTACAAACATTACCTATTGTGAGTCGTTAAAGGAAGCAGCCTGGCAGCCATTTTGAACCTTCCCTGATGGTTTGTATGACTGAAATAGGGTTGAAACAATTCCTTGAATAATTTGAGTGACTCTGTTCAGAAAATTTCTTGAGGCTTCGCTGAAACTTAGTGGAGgaaatgtcatggcttgggcttgcatggcttcttctgggacagGCTCAATcttaatcttcattgatgatgtaacatgATAGCAGCAGCAAAATTAACTTAGAAGTCTGCAGAAACATTCTGTCTGCCAGTTTATAGAAAGATGAAACCAAACTGGTGAGGagttcatcatgcagcaagataatgaacCAAAACACACGCAAAACAACACaggagttttgaatttaattactgaaataaatgccacttttatgtCAGTGTTGGACTATGGAGATGTTTTGTACATGCATGCTTCGTCTCAGAGCTTACATGCTATAGACACTGTGTATCATgtatcatggagctctgaggagctgctttctctttcagtgtgctgttgtttgacattttgcTTGTAtgtttactcttttttttctgtaactttgactgtgctgctgctgtcttggccaggacactcttgaaaaagggatttttaatctcaatgaggttgatctcctggttaaatagaatagaataaaataaaataaaatcaacgtTTTGATGATACTCAAATTTATTAAGGTGCACCTGTACACTACATCTGAACTTACACAAAGCTGGTGCAAACCATGACTAACTGATCACCAGTCAGTCACAATGCTGACATGAAAAGAGAAACAACTGGTCACACTCACATCTACAGGCAATTTAGTCCCCAAGTAAACGACAATGTCTTTAGACTGTGGGAGAACACTGGAGTATGAGAGAGCCAACATATTCACAGTGAGAATGTGCAAACTCTGAACAGAAAGAACCTGTCTGACTGAGAATCTTCTAACATACTTATCAAGGACACATCTGAGAGATAAAGGGTAACACTTTGTCTACAGGGAAAgctaaaaacactccaagcCAAATATTTCAGATAGGATCTCTCTATCAAAACCTAAACAAATACTTAACAAAACGTCTTGATTGCCTGTTTGTAAAGCCATAGTTTTGTGTCTTAGGTTTTTCCATTAATGTTACTCTGCATACAAACTATCATTAAAACTTCAATTTTTGATTTCCCCGATGATGCTCCAACTCATCCTCCCAGCAGTAATATCCATTCTGTCTAATGATTTAGCTGCAACTAAACCTCAAATAAGAGGCAAGATCATCAGGTTATTGGTCAAAAAGTGTATAAGCTGGCATGAGTGGAGTCATCATGTCAGGATTTGACAATTTAAATGCAGGTGGACCTCCTGTAGTTTGGCAAagtttgggtataaaaaggtgaaaacctgtattttaaaatacattaactTGGTGCTTGAGTGAAGCACCTCAGTACAGAGTAAACAGGAAAAACACTAGGATCAGTTATAACGGATTTATTTCTACAAATAACCACACATGCAGATGGACAATCTTCAATCATTACACAGTGAATGTAATGGAAATGCTGATTGCCCAACACTGGCACAGGTGTAAATATGCATCTTGTGGGCTTTAGCTTTAATAGTGCCTTGATTACTCAAAAGGCTttatacactgcaggtcacacctaccaaCTCACATCACAGTCATGCACATTGACACAGTATGAAGGGCTTACAGTGTAGAGggcatcagtattagctaaccCCATTCACCCACAGTTCACACATTCAACCAACACTGACAGCTACTGAAGCAATATGGGATTATCATGCCAAAGACACTTCAgaatgtgactgcaggagccgTGGATTGAAATCTTGCACTCTGGTCAGTTTTCAGACACTTAGTCTAGGTAAAGTAGACCAATCCAAATACAGATGAGAGCATCTAGGCAAAACACAGCACACTGCATGGACTCCCATTTGTAAATGTCATTACTACACCATAGTTATGACAGCAAATCATCCCCACAAAGGCGAGAACCTGTTATTTGCATGCTCCTCTCACATTGGACTCTATTGTTATAATAATTATCTCACAATTCCTGTGCGGCCTCATGGTTCTCCCATGGTTCTTCCATGGGGTTGTGGTCTCATCTCCAGTTGCCCAGGGTTTTACTTCACTGTGCTTAGCTTTACAAAAGAGATCCAGAGGTCATGGATGCGTGCCATCAGAGCACAACCGCAGGATGGTCTGAGCAAAATCACAGTACTTATCCACACAACAGTATGCAAGTAAGCGCTACCCTCAGACTTTCCTAGTGTTCTCTTTAACATCCTTCAATAGTTGTATTTTGTTTGTGGGGACACCTAGGGGCTATGTGGAAGGGTATGTCGTATTAGTGTCACTATCCGGAGATTGCATCCAAGAGTGGGCTTTTTGAGGGTAGCAATGCTGTCCGGGCTGTTATTACCATGTGGCAGAGTAAGATGAGGAATATTGTATGTTGGTATGGTGGAGGATGCCCAATGTTCCCTCTAATTTTAAAACTTCTGAGCAGACATTCAACTACCCTGAGCACCTACTTCAACAACTGTGGGCGACATCTGACACCTATGATACATCCACATGGCAGCTCAATTTTAGCTAGCCACAATCTTGATCTCTGGAAATCCCGTTTGGGTTTGTATTTTAAGGGGAGGGGTGTTACCGCCACAGCCGTACCCCCCCTCCCTTTGTGTAACTAATTACTCCTGTGgagtgtctgtgcatgtgtgtgtgtgtttgagtggcTTGGGTGCTCCTCTAGACTGTGCCTCCTTTTGTTAGTTATGTTAGTGTTTCGAACTTGGGTTAAGATTGTTTTTCGAGGCACTCATTTTGATGGACAGGGACAGGTAGTAGTTTAGTTAGGCACACACATGTAGGTTTTGTTATATTTGTTAGTCACACTAGGTTTAGAGGTGCTGTTCTTTTGTTATTAGATTTGGGTAGTTAGAGTAGTTAGTTAGGAGTTATGCTCAGTTTGTTTCACCAGTTAGTTTTAAAACACGAGTTTggattgtgttttatttggttaTTCGTTGAACAGCACTCGGCAGTCCTTTCATTTTGCCTCACCTTTGTTAAGCACAATTCTACTTGTGTAATAAATACCTTTAAATTACCAACAACACCTGATTTTAAGTTACTTCCTTTTACCCTCAACGAGCTGGTCATAAGTATTGTCCTTAGAATTCTAAAACTTACTTGAACTTGATTTACaatcctttgaaatgtaaagaaaactCACAACCACTATACCTTCACTGTCTGTCAATTGTACGATAAATTACAGAGGGATATAACCACTAATGTTACACGATATTTCTATGGGCTGAGATTTGTGCAACTAGAAACTAAATTTGAATAATGATATTGAATTTGAATAGCATGATCTGAATTTGAATgtaatgttttgaaactgaatttaatgttttgaaactgaatttatttgctttgaaattcaATGTTAgctttgaaattgtattttaatcacTTGTTTACGTCATCCACTTCCATGAGGAAGAGTAATCGAGCACAGATTCTCAACTGAGCAGGACTGCCGAAAATAGGAGGAGAAGAACTAAGCGGAGCTGGCATCTTTTCCGTGATGTCTCAAGACCAGGGATGCAATAATCAGGTTTGTATTAGCCTTgaaattattcatatttattcatatttctcattatttacaggaaaaaaaacacaatctaaGTTCTAACATTACTATAGCTATTGGAGCTAGCTACTAATATGGTTCAGCATAGCTTTAGTCAATATGACAGGGATAGCTGGCTTACAGTATTTTCCTCTTTCCACTTAcagtttcaaagcaaaaaaaatcagtttcagaACATTAAgttcagtttcaaaacattaaattcaaattcaaatcaagCCATTCAAATTCAATACCATTTTTCAAATTCAATTTCTAGTGGCACAAATCTCAGCCCATAaatttccatgtttgttttgaaatgcaaactacatgaaaaagaaacaaagtggACATATTAAATGTAAAGGTGTTCTGACTTAAAAGTTGTCAAAGGTTTTTATGAATTTAGAAGGATGTTTGTTAACTTTTTAACGTCTTTGTTGTGCATTTTCTTTTAGTAATGATagacagaaaacacattttgagGTCTTGGTCTCTCGATATATAATCTGAGAACACTAACATTTATTCTCTATTATTTGAGTTGGAGTTTTTTCATTGCCGTCATTTCTATTGGTGGTATCTCTCAGTAGTTGCCAATAGAAATTTAGTGAGAGGATTGATTTTAGTTGTGGACACATTCACAGTGATGCTCTCCTTGCTTCTACCAGCTACGCCGCAATCAACTCTGACCCTGACGGCATATTCTGTCTCTGGCTGAAGCCCTGAGATGTCCACCTCCTCTGCTCCCGTCATCACTTGGTTCCACTGGAGATCctcctctgtgtctgttttctctgtgtctgttttggCATACTCCACGATGTAGCTTAAAATGTGGACATCTTGTCCAATCTCAGCAGGTTTCTCCCAGCTGACTGTTATCTCACTTGAGTGTAATTCAGCTTGTGGTTTTCCTGGAGGGCTGCATGGTAAGGTTTTAATGGGACTGCTGATTTGATTGGCTGGTCCAACACCCACATCGGTCACTGCTCTGCACCTGAACATGTACTCTGTGTTTGGACTCAGATCAGCCACTGtgatttctccagatttctCTGCTGTCTGTTGTTTCCATCCTTCCTCTCCACTGACACAGTACTCAACAGAGTAGGAGGTGATGTTCTCTGATCCAAACTCTGGTGGATCAAACTTCAGTGTCACACTGTTGTAGTTCACATCACTATCTGTGAATGTTTCAGGCTTTGACGGCGGCTCAAAGTCCTCAGTGACAGGAAAGCCGTCTTTATAGACGTAGATACATGAACCTTTCTGTGTCTGATTTGTTATTCCGACTGTCAGGAACTTCACGCTCTCGTTCTCCTGGTTGGCCTCTGCAAAGTCACCGAAGAGCTTTGCCTTTTTCCTCATTGAATCTGACACTTCTTTTGAAGAGTACCACTGTTCATTCTCCACAAGATGAGTAAGTGGATCTAGAGGCATGTCTGATTCTGGTGTTTGATGTAGGCAGCTTGATAAAACTGAGAGAAACTGATCAAAGACTCCCAGTGAGGTGAAGACAAAACAGACCACATGTTTTGTTCTCAGACTTTCTCTGTAGAGATGATTCTGAGAAGGTACAGCCTTGGTGTTCTTCATCATGTCTGTTAAAGACATTAATGTGTCgatttctctctctttgctaTCCATCCACTCGTTCAGCTTTTCACTGTTAAAAGGAGAAGAATAAATATGCCTCAGGATCTCTGCGAGCCcagcctcctcttctcctcctcctcggaTTGATGGAATTTTCTTTGCCAGTGCTTGTTGGAACTCCAGTTTGAACTCAGAACACACccctttaaattttttaatctttttttcaatCTGTGGGAACTGCTGTGCTGTGGTGGTTCTCAGAGCATCATTACACCTCATTTCCAGCTCAATGAAGTCCTCCAGGACATTCTGTGATTTCTGGACTAAACTAATACTTAGCTGATGCACACGTTTAGCAGCAGAAGAATCTAAAGTTGTCAGTGGCAGCAGCCACACTTTCATTGGTACTGCGTTCTCTCCATTGGCTCCCAGCAGAGAAGGCAGACTTTGGTAGACCTGTATGGCATCCTCAAAGGATGTGGGCATTTTCTGAAGGGAAAAGTCTCCAAAGAAACTGCAGGAAAATTTCTCAACATTTACCTTatccatttcttccactttcagTGAAATTCTGGCCCCTACAGCTAGAGAGGGAATGTTCTTGATTGCTGATGTCAAGTTTACTTGAACATCTTCATGATCTTCATCTTGAGACACTTCTCGGTCAAAGACAAAGAAGGCTTGGGCCCCATAAAGGATACCTGTGACTACGTGTGTCGCTAATCCTTTCTCAAAAACATACGGGTGCTTTACATTTCCTCTTCCAAGATGATCCATGGACAGTTCCTGGACCTTTGTAGTTGCTTTGTACTTCAGTGTGACTCTGGCTTGGGTTTTGGAAGTCTTACTGTTGTTCAGGTATTTGGCTGACCCTTCGACCTGAACAAGCCCGCTCAAGAAACTTGCCTTCAGTGACGCTTCAACTTCCAGTGCCGAGGATTTATCCTCAATTGATTCAGAAGCAACTATTTTAAAGTCATTGTAGTTCTGTGGTTGTTCTCGGATATTTTTTATCAGGTCATCGTGGTCCCACAGTGTCAATCCTGTAAAAGAAGAGGCACAAATTGAGCTTTGAGCAAAAGCTACAAAAGAGAAGCTGTTGGTATTTCATATATGGCAGACAATTCtaaataaattgataaaaagtaTTGGCAGGGCCATGCTgcaaaagatgaaaataagCTAAATGTTAAATCTACATCGACAGTACCAGGGACAAGTAGGTCTTTTCGGCAGTCATACAACATCCCGAGGCTGAAAGGTCGACCCAGAGCCGCCACCTCCATTGTCTCACTGGCTTCAGAGTCCATTACAAGGTCTGAATGGAAAAGAGCACGCAAGATTGGTT from Cheilinus undulatus linkage group 13, ASM1832078v1, whole genome shotgun sequence includes:
- the LOC121520271 gene encoding verrucotoxin subunit beta-like, producing the protein MDSEASETMEVAALGRPFSLGMLYDCRKDLLVPGLTLWDHDDLIKNIREQPQNYNDFKIVASESIEDKSSALEVEASLKASFLSGLVQVEGSAKYLNNSKTSKTQARVTLKYKATTKVQELSMDHLGRGNVKHPYVFEKGLATHVVTGILYGAQAFFVFDREVSQDEDHEDVQVNLTSAIKNIPSLAVGARISLKVEEMDKVNVEKFSCSFFGDFSLQKMPTSFEDAIQVYQSLPSLLGANGENAVPMKVWLLPLTTLDSSAAKRVHQLSISLVQKSQNVLEDFIELEMRCNDALRTTTAQQFPQIEKKIKKFKGVCSEFKLEFQQALAKKIPSIRGGGEEEAGLAEILRHIYSSPFNSEKLNEWMDSKEREIDTLMSLTDMMKNTKAVPSQNHLYRESLRTKHVVCFVFTSLGVFDQFLSVLSSCLHQTPESDMPLDPLTHLVENEQWYSSKEVSDSMRKKAKLFGDFAEANQENESVKFLTVGITNQTQKGSCIYVYKDGFPVTEDFEPPSKPETFTDSDVNYNSVTLKFDPPEFGSENITSYSVEYCVSGEEGWKQQTAEKSGEITVADLSPNTEYMFRCRAVTDVGVGPANQISSPIKTLPCSPPGKPQAELHSSEITVSWEKPAEIGQDVHILSYIVEYAKTDTEKTDTEEDLQWNQVMTGAEEVDISGLQPETEYAVRVRVDCGVAGRSKESITVNVSTTKINPLTKFLLATTERYHQ